The following are encoded in a window of Alosa sapidissima isolate fAloSap1 chromosome 10, fAloSap1.pri, whole genome shotgun sequence genomic DNA:
- the LOC121720699 gene encoding proline-rich transmembrane protein 1-like isoform X1, with amino-acid sequence MDPSSAPPPGWNHDDKAGMAHPPPPKQDHLQYPNPGAYPPPGAMPPQGAYYPPGPGGPPAVHMGQPYPQGQYPQGQYPQGQYPQGQYPQGNTVMVQPTTVYVTHSPLINPVSDYLGYSIFTMLCCCFPLGIAALIFSISTRDANSQGNRPMAEKNSQTARKLNHAGLGIGLTFTIIIFILYIIGFLA; translated from the exons ATGGATCCCAGCTCTGCTCCCCCTCCTGGCTGGAATCACGACGACAAAGCAGGAATGGCTCATCCGCCACCACCCAAACAAGACCATCTTCAGTACCCCAATCCGGGGGCTTACCCGCCCCCAGGGGCCATGCCTCCCCAAGGGGCCTACTACCCACCTGGGCCTGGGGGTCCTCCAGCAGTCCACATGGGCCAGCCTTACCCTCAGGGCCAGTACCCCCAGGGCCAGTACCCTCAGGGCCAATACCCTCAGGGCCAGTACCCCCAGGGAAACACGGTTATGGTCCAGCCTACGACGGTGTATGTGACCCACTCACCTCTCATCAATCCGGTGTCGGACTACTTGGGTTATTCCATTTTCACTATGTTGTGCTGCTGCTTCCCACTCGGCATTGCGGCCCTCATCTTCTCTATTTCT actCGTGACGCTAATAGCCAAGGCAACCGACCGATGGCTGAGAAGAACTCCCAAACAGCACGGAAACTGAACCACGCCGGCCTCGGCATTGGCCTCACCTTCACCATCATCATTTTCATCCTCTACATCATTGGTtttctagcctga
- the LOC121720699 gene encoding proline-rich transmembrane protein 1-like isoform X2 yields the protein MDPSSAPPPGWNHDDKAGMAHPPPPKQDHLQYPNPGAYPPPGAMPPQGAYYPPGPGGPPAVHMGQPYPQGQYPQGQYPQGNTVMVQPTTVYVTHSPLINPVSDYLGYSIFTMLCCCFPLGIAALIFSISTRDANSQGNRPMAEKNSQTARKLNHAGLGIGLTFTIIIFILYIIGFLA from the exons ATGGATCCCAGCTCTGCTCCCCCTCCTGGCTGGAATCACGACGACAAAGCAGGAATGGCTCATCCGCCACCACCCAAACAAGACCATCTTCAGTACCCCAATCCGGGGGCTTACCCGCCCCCAGGGGCCATGCCTCCCCAAGGGGCCTACTACCCACCTGGGCCTGGGGGTCCTCCAGCAGTCCACATGGGCCAGCCTTACCCTCAG GGCCAATACCCTCAGGGCCAGTACCCCCAGGGAAACACGGTTATGGTCCAGCCTACGACGGTGTATGTGACCCACTCACCTCTCATCAATCCGGTGTCGGACTACTTGGGTTATTCCATTTTCACTATGTTGTGCTGCTGCTTCCCACTCGGCATTGCGGCCCTCATCTTCTCTATTTCT actCGTGACGCTAATAGCCAAGGCAACCGACCGATGGCTGAGAAGAACTCCCAAACAGCACGGAAACTGAACCACGCCGGCCTCGGCATTGGCCTCACCTTCACCATCATCATTTTCATCCTCTACATCATTGGTtttctagcctga